The Mycobacterium sp. EPa45 genomic interval GGTACGTCGCGGTAATCCTTCGATCCGACTGCGGTGCACATCCCCACCGAACGCTGAGTTAATTGCCGTACGGCAACTGTTTCAGCCGATCAAGCTTTGCGGCCCGATGTCGGGGAACTCCCGAATGCCGAATTGCTCGCTCAGGACTCGGGCGGCGGCGTGCATGCCGCACATCCCGTGTACCCCGGGCCCCGGTGGCGTGGCCCCCGAGCACAGGTACACGTTGCCCAACGGCGTGCGGTAAGGGTTCCACCGCGGGACCGGCCGCGCCAGAATGCGGTACATCGACACGGTGCCCACCGCGATGTCGCCGCCGACGTAGTTGGGGTTGTGCCCAGCCATCGCGGCGGCCGGGATGCAGCGTGAACCGATCACGACATCGCGGAAACCGGGCGCGAACCGTTCGATGTGTGCGGTCACCACCTCGGTCATGTCGTGGGTCGAACTGTTCGGCACGTGGGCGTACGTCCACAGCGGCCGCGTTCCGCCGGGCCCGAGCCGGCTGGAATCCACCACGGTGGGCTGGCTGGCCAGCGTCATCGGGGTCGCACTGTGCCGACCTGCCGCGGTGTCCTTCTCCGCCTGCTTCATCTCCTCGCGACTGCCACCGATGTGCAGGGTGCCCGCCTCAGCCAGCCGCGGGTCTGTCCACGGCACCGGGTCCGACAGTGCGAAGTCGACTTTGGCCACCCCGTTTCCGGGGGTGAACCGGCCGAGCGCTGATCGATAGCTCTCGGGCAGGCGTGAACCGAACACCTGCGTCAGGGTCCACGGCGACGTGTCGAACAGGTACGCCCGCGCCGGCGGCAGCTGGGCGGAGTCGGTGACCTGGCAATCGGTGACGACCTCGACGCCCCGCGCGGCCAGATCAGTCAGCAGTGCCCGGGTGATCGACTGGCTGCCGCCAGTGGGTATCGGCCACCCGTGGCTGTGCGCCAACGTTCCGAGTAGCAGCGCCGTTGCCGCACCGGCCAGCGACGGGATCTCGACATTGGCGTGGGCGGAAACGCCGGTGAGCAGCGCACCGGCGCGCGGCGCCCTGGTCAGCCGATCCCACAGCGGGGTGCCCAACTCCAACGCCCGCGCCGCCAGCCCCGCCGTCCCGGCCAGCCCCGACGGCCGCACCGCACTGGCCGGCAGGCTGCGGACGTCGGAAAGCCCGAGATCGCGCACTGCAGCCCAGCCCTCGACGAGCGGGGCCATCACCCGCCGATAGGTCCGGCCTTCCTGGGCGCCGTCCTCGGCCAACTCGCCGACCGTGCGGTTGAGATCTTGATAGGCCACCGCGGCTCGGCCGCCGAGCAGCGGTTGGGCGAACGCGATCGACGGGTGCCGCAATTCGACGCCGCGCGAAGGCAGATCGAACCGTTCGAAGAACGGCGAAGCCACCGCCATCGGATGCACGG includes:
- a CDS encoding NAD(P)/FAD-dependent oxidoreductase, producing MDVVVVGSGPNGLAAAVIAAAAGLSVQVLESESTPGGGCRTEQLDLGVPLLHDVCSAVHPMAVASPFFERFDLPSRGVELRHPSIAFAQPLLGGRAAVAYQDLNRTVGELAEDGAQEGRTYRRVMAPLVEGWAAVRDLGLSDVRSLPASAVRPSGLAGTAGLAARALELGTPLWDRLTRAPRAGALLTGVSAHANVEIPSLAGAATALLLGTLAHSHGWPIPTGGSQSITRALLTDLAARGVEVVTDCQVTDSAQLPPARAYLFDTSPWTLTQVFGSRLPESYRSALGRFTPGNGVAKVDFALSDPVPWTDPRLAEAGTLHIGGSREEMKQAEKDTAAGRHSATPMTLASQPTVVDSSRLGPGGTRPLWTYAHVPNSSTHDMTEVVTAHIERFAPGFRDVVIGSRCIPAAAMAGHNPNYVGGDIAVGTVSMYRILARPVPRWNPYRTPLGNVYLCSGATPPGPGVHGMCGMHAAARVLSEQFGIREFPDIGPQSLIG